CTTTCCCCATGCTGGTCATCAGAATAAACGGCAAGCTCGTCCCAAAAAGCGATTATGACAGCACCGAGATTCCTGTGGGAGCTGAAGTAAAGATTATCCACCTCATCAGCGGAGGTTGAGCAGCTTATGTAATTGCAAGCCCAACTTTACCGGCAATCCATCTGCAAGTAACCATTCTGCCAAAAGCTCCGCAGGCAACAGCTCCGTAACCGGAGAGAAATGCAGGATTCTGCCCGCAAGCTGATACTTCTCGATTATCTCCCGCGCGAAGCAGTAATCTGGATAATTGCTTATTACAAACTTGATCTCGTCGTGCGCAGCCAGCAGT
This sequence is a window from Candidatus Cloacimonadota bacterium. Protein-coding genes within it:
- the thiS gene encoding sulfur carrier protein ThiS, producing MNTSIKINGNIVDWQEGMTVRDALKVMNYTFPMLVIRINGKLVPKSDYDSTEIPVGAEVKIIHLISGG